A single genomic interval of Pan paniscus chromosome 18, NHGRI_mPanPan1-v2.0_pri, whole genome shotgun sequence harbors:
- the SRL gene encoding sarcalumenin, whose amino-acid sequence MRARLDAEETEDANEEAPLRDRSHIEKTLMLNEDKPSDDYSAVLQRLRKIYHSSIKPLEQSYKYNELRQHEITDGEITSKPMVLFLGPWSVGKSTMINYLLGLENTRYQLYTGAEPTTSEFTVLMHGPKLKTIEGIVMAADSARSFSPLEKFGQNFLEKLIGIEVPHKLLERVTFVDTPGIIENRKQQERGYPFNDVCQWFIDRADLIFVVFDPTKLDVGLELEMLFRQLKGRESQIRIILNKADNLATQMLMRVYGALFWSLAPLINVTEPPRVYVSSFWPQEYKPDTHQELFLQEEISLLEDLNQVIENRLENKIAFIRQHAIRVRIHALLVDRYLQTYKDKMTFFSDGELVFKDIVEDPDKFYIFKTILAKTNVSKFDLPNREAYKDFFGINPISSFKLLSQQCSYMGGCFLEKIERAITQELPGLLGSLGLGKNPGALNCDKTGCRETPKNRYRKH is encoded by the exons AAGAGACGGAGGATGCAAATGAAGAAGCCCCATTGAGGGACCGCTCCCACATCGAGAAGACCCTCATGCTGAATGAGGACAAGCCATCTGATGACTACTCTG CGGTGCTGCAGCGGCTTCGGAAGATCTACCACTCATCCATCAAGCCTCTGGAGCAGTCCTACAAGTACAATGAGCTCCGGCAGCATGAGATCACAG ATGGAGAGATTACCTCCAAGCCCATGGTACTGTTCCTGGGACCGTGGAGTGTTGGTAAATCTACCATGATAAACTACCTCCTTGGGCTGGAAAATACTCGCTATCAGCTCTATACAG GCGCTGAACCCACCACCTCTGAGTTCACGGTCCTCATGCATGGGCCTAAGCTCAAAACCATCGAGGGCATCGTCATGGCTGCTGACAGCGCCCGCTCCTTCTCACCCCTTGAGAAGTTTGGCCAGAATTTCCTAGAGAAGCTGATTGGCATTGAGGTTCCCCACAAACTTCTGGAGAGGGTCACTTTTGTGGATACACCAGGCATCATCGAGAACCGCAAGCAGCAAGAAAGAG GCTACCCCTTCAACGACGTGTGCCAGTGGTTCATCGACAGAGCTGACCTCATCTTTGTCGTCTTTGACCCAACAAAGCTGGATGTGGGTCTAGAGCTGGAGATGCTCTTCCGCCAGTTGAAGGGGCGTGAATCCCAGATAAGGATCATCCTGAACAAGGCTGACAATCTGGCCACCCAAATGCTCATGCGGGTTTACGGGGCCCTCTTCTGGAGCTTGGCCCCTCTCATCAATGTCACAGAGCCCCCAAGGGTTTACGTCAGCTCCTTCTGGCCACAAGAGTATAAGCCGGACACCCATCAGGAACTGTTCCTCCAAGAAGAGATCTCCCTCCTAGAAGACCTGAATCAGGTGATCGAGAACAGACTGGAGAACAAGATTGCCTTCATCCGCCAGCACGCCATCCGGGTCCGCATCCACGCCCTCCTGGTTGACCGCTACCTGCAGACTTACAAGGACAAAATGACCTTCTTCAGTGATGGAGAACTGGTCTTTAAGGACATTGTGGAAGATCCCGATAAATTCTACAtcttcaagaccatcctggcaaagaCCAATGTCAGCAAATTTGACCTTCCCAACCGCGAGGCCTATAAGGACTTCTTTGGCATCAATCCCATTTCCAGTTTCAAACTGCTCTCCCAGCAGTGCTCCTACATGGGAGGTTGCTTTCTGGAGAAGATTGAGCGGGCCATCACTCAGGAGCTTCCGGGCCTCCTGGGTAGCCTCGGGCTCGGGAAGAATCCAGGGGCTCTCAACTGTGACAAAACAGGGTGTAGGGAAACACCAAAAAATCGCTACAGGAAGCACTAG